Proteins from one Bacteroides mediterraneensis genomic window:
- a CDS encoding DUF3873 domain-containing protein, giving the protein MTTRMTINGVSTCQTAGTEKYEKYQTTIRRKRTTLFQYDYRHTDGELFSCVRPTLEECRHLRDEWIKGKEDRL; this is encoded by the coding sequence ATGACAACAAGAATGACCATCAACGGAGTGAGTACCTGCCAGACGGCAGGTACTGAGAAGTACGAAAAGTACCAAACGACTATCAGACGGAAAAGAACAACCCTTTTCCAGTATGACTACCGACACACGGACGGAGAACTTTTCTCTTGTGTGAGACCGACATTGGAGGAGTGCAGACACCTGCGTGACGAATGGATAAAAGGAAAGGAGGACAGATTATGA
- a CDS encoding PcfJ domain-containing protein, which produces MKPRTRIQKEVVRLSSGLPELTDKQKAYAFEHCFKHHAYRTKGGTITCSECGHRWKGGHTLAETICGCSCPHCGKELEILDTRKRVFRGSAYYEIITTRKGYQVLRYFMVGATYKVGQKAEYSIREVVQWWIAPNGKTEVIARLRAMHTMYYDLWTEWSDMDLRSNKMLKAYNIDAYKTYPAMRIIPELRRNGFKGAFHELTPYEFFTAILTDSKKETLLKAGQTEMFRYAVISNINLHEYWNSIKICIRNGYHIADASMWCDLVRLLRHFGKDTHCPKYVCPTDLKKAHDRLVRKREEQIERERAEQRREQLVKDEKNYLKSKGKFFGLVFTDNLILVKVIESVAEMQLEGKLMHHCVGSYHKRTDSLILSATIDGKRIETVEVSLTTFKVVQSRGVCNSNTEYHDRIISLVESNAELIRKRMSA; this is translated from the coding sequence ATGAAACCGAGAACACGCATACAGAAAGAAGTAGTCCGTTTGTCAAGCGGACTGCCCGAACTGACAGACAAGCAGAAAGCATACGCTTTTGAACATTGTTTCAAGCATCATGCCTACCGCACAAAAGGCGGAACTATCACTTGTTCGGAATGTGGACACCGCTGGAAAGGCGGACACACTCTTGCGGAAACTATATGTGGCTGTAGCTGTCCCCATTGCGGAAAGGAACTTGAAATACTTGATACCCGAAAGAGAGTTTTCAGAGGCAGTGCATATTATGAAATCATTACGACCCGAAAAGGCTATCAAGTGTTGCGCTACTTTATGGTAGGAGCAACATACAAGGTGGGACAGAAGGCAGAGTATTCCATAAGGGAGGTGGTGCAATGGTGGATTGCCCCAAACGGAAAGACCGAAGTTATTGCCCGACTGAGAGCCATGCACACGATGTACTATGACCTTTGGACTGAATGGAGCGATATGGATTTACGCAGCAACAAGATGCTGAAAGCATACAACATAGACGCATACAAGACTTATCCGGCAATGCGCATCATTCCCGAATTAAGGCGGAACGGCTTCAAGGGAGCATTCCACGAACTGACCCCATACGAATTTTTTACCGCCATTCTGACCGACAGCAAAAAGGAAACATTGCTTAAAGCGGGACAGACAGAAATGTTCAGATATGCCGTCATATCAAATATCAATTTACATGAATATTGGAACTCCATAAAAATCTGTATCCGAAACGGCTATCATATTGCGGATGCCTCCATGTGGTGTGACCTTGTAAGACTGCTCCGACATTTCGGGAAAGACACCCACTGTCCAAAATATGTTTGTCCGACAGACTTGAAAAAGGCACATGACCGACTTGTCAGAAAACGTGAAGAACAGATAGAAAGGGAAAGAGCGGAGCAACGCAGGGAGCAGTTGGTCAAGGACGAAAAGAATTATCTGAAGTCCAAAGGCAAGTTCTTCGGACTTGTGTTTACCGACAACCTTATTCTTGTAAAGGTCATTGAGAGTGTGGCGGAAATGCAACTTGAAGGAAAACTGATGCACCATTGTGTGGGAAGCTATCACAAGAGGACAGACTCCCTTATCCTATCCGCAACCATTGACGGCAAACGAATTGAAACGGTAGAGGTTTCACTGACAACATTCAAAGTGGTACAGAGCAGAGGTGTATGTAATTCCAATACCGAATACCACGACCGCATCATCAGCCTTGTAGAGAGCAATGCCGAACTTATCCGCAAGCGGATGAGTGCTTGA
- a CDS encoding PcfK-like family protein, giving the protein MKGTDHFKRTIQMFLEQRAAEDELFAKSYRNPAKNIDDCVTYILNYVQKSGCNGFSDGEIYGQAIHYYDENEIEVGKPIQCQVVVNHVVELTEEEKQEARRKAVAQYQQMELQKLQNRNKPTAKKEIQVQPSLFDF; this is encoded by the coding sequence ATGAAAGGAACAGACCATTTCAAACGAACCATACAGATGTTTTTGGAGCAGAGAGCTGCGGAAGATGAACTATTCGCCAAAAGCTACCGCAACCCAGCCAAGAACATAGACGATTGTGTCACATACATTCTGAACTATGTGCAGAAAAGCGGTTGCAACGGCTTTTCAGACGGAGAGATTTACGGACAAGCCATTCACTATTACGATGAAAACGAGATTGAAGTAGGCAAGCCTATACAATGTCAAGTAGTTGTAAACCATGTGGTGGAACTGACAGAAGAGGAAAAGCAGGAAGCAAGGAGAAAGGCGGTTGCCCAATATCAGCAGATGGAACTCCAAAAGCTACAGAACCGCAACAAGCCGACAGCGAAAAAAGAAATACAAGTCCAACCCTCATTATTTGATTTTTGA
- a CDS encoding molybdenum ABC transporter ATP-binding protein, translated as MEAAVATKFVKWEVPTLESLHECKVYRLRMKVNNGEVLNREEKNWITEKVNGNTYFRSAIPLQGWRFDFSDILRTFLVSQYGQWREYKAMDKTALRKILYGRIDRIVELDKRHPK; from the coding sequence ATGGAAGCAGCAGTAGCAACAAAATTCGTGAAGTGGGAAGTTCCGACATTGGAAAGCCTACATGAGTGCAAGGTTTACAGACTTCGTATGAAAGTGAACAATGGCGAGGTGCTGAACAGAGAGGAAAAGAATTGGATAACCGAAAAGGTAAACGGCAATACCTATTTCAGAAGTGCGATACCATTGCAAGGATGGCGGTTTGACTTCTCCGACATACTGAGGACATTCCTTGTAAGCCAGTACGGACAATGGAGAGAATACAAGGCTATGGACAAGACGGCACTCCGCAAGATATTGTACGGAAGAATTGACAGAATTGTAGAACTTGACAAACGACACCCAAAATGA
- a CDS encoding nucleotidyltransferase, producing MDKNFTTFLENITLTQEQSDDAKTKYTGVCEKLFNAYYSGCYDDSKKFLFGSYKTKTNVRPLTSDQDVDVLFKIPQEVFDKYDAYESNGQEALLQEVRNILKEKYVMTDKIKAWGKVVLINFSEGHHNVELLPALELDNKTFKIPNSENGGSWEIFDPRKELEKFEVSNKNTCGLTRDLVKMIKAWAHNNTSMAYKSYERMDDIISFLSEYYPFGRNGISYSKIVFEFYDYMSYRCSKELKSYIDTALERARKALEYEDNDKFKEASEEWRKIFGCDFPKVTENPKRENKSESISSNPIRPWLSSIKMK from the coding sequence ATGGATAAAAATTTTACAACATTTCTTGAAAACATTACGTTGACTCAGGAACAAAGTGATGATGCAAAAACAAAGTACACAGGAGTGTGCGAAAAACTGTTTAATGCATATTATTCAGGCTGTTATGATGATAGTAAGAAATTTCTTTTTGGTTCCTATAAAACAAAAACGAATGTACGTCCCTTAACATCAGATCAAGATGTTGATGTCTTATTTAAGATTCCACAAGAGGTTTTTGATAAATATGATGCATATGAAAGCAACGGTCAGGAAGCGCTTTTACAAGAGGTACGAAATATTTTGAAAGAAAAATATGTAATGACTGATAAAATAAAAGCATGGGGTAAAGTTGTACTCATAAATTTTTCAGAAGGACATCATAATGTAGAGTTACTTCCTGCATTAGAATTGGATAATAAAACTTTTAAAATTCCTAATAGCGAAAATGGTGGAAGTTGGGAAATTTTTGATCCTCGTAAGGAACTTGAAAAATTTGAGGTTTCTAACAAAAACACATGTGGTTTAACAAGAGATCTTGTTAAGATGATAAAGGCATGGGCACATAATAATACTTCTATGGCTTACAAATCTTATGAAAGAATGGATGATATAATTTCATTTCTTTCAGAGTATTATCCTTTTGGAAGAAATGGAATATCATACTCTAAAATAGTATTTGAATTTTATGATTATATGAGTTACCGCTGTAGCAAGGAATTAAAATCATATATTGATACAGCATTGGAGCGTGCTAGAAAAGCTTTGGAGTACGAAGATAATGATAAATTCAAGGAGGCATCAGAAGAATGGAGAAAGATTTTTGGATGTGATTTTCCTAAAGTTACAGAAAATCCGAAAAGAGAGAATAAAAGTGAATCAATATCCTCAAATCCGATACGCCCGTGGTTAAGCTCAATAAAAATGAAATAG
- a CDS encoding site-specific integrase yields MALTCTNVTLRQRVISNGRISLYLDYYPAIRNPYTMKMSRREYLGIYIYARPKNEIERDFNNEMLSKAEAIRCIRVQAIVNEEFGFLDKHKMKADFLAYFREKAKLKYHKWDCVYQHFEKFVNGYCTFGDVTVELCQKFRQYLLNCKQIRHPNISVSRNSAAGYFSTFRALLKIAYQEKMLRENLNDFIDKIEWKEVKKQYLTLAEVKKLAATPCKIPVLKQASLFSCMTGLRISDILQLTWDNIEVGPDNGYYIRICTEKTETEATLPISNEALELCGIPGSGRVFKGLTRAMTNQPLKQWISEAGIKKHITFHCFRHYILFYPLKINNL; encoded by the coding sequence ATGGCACTTACATGTACTAACGTAACATTGAGACAAAGAGTTATCAGTAACGGCAGAATTTCTCTCTACCTGGACTATTATCCGGCAATTCGCAATCCGTACACAATGAAAATGAGCCGCAGGGAATATCTTGGCATTTATATCTATGCCCGTCCTAAAAATGAGATTGAACGTGATTTCAACAATGAAATGCTGAGTAAGGCTGAAGCCATTCGTTGTATCAGAGTACAGGCAATCGTCAATGAAGAATTTGGATTTCTTGACAAGCACAAAATGAAAGCTGACTTCCTTGCCTATTTTCGTGAGAAAGCAAAACTGAAGTATCACAAATGGGACTGTGTTTACCAGCATTTTGAAAAGTTTGTAAACGGCTATTGCACTTTCGGTGATGTAACGGTAGAGCTTTGTCAGAAGTTCAGGCAGTATCTACTGAACTGTAAACAGATCCGTCATCCTAATATCAGTGTTTCGAGAAATTCGGCAGCTGGATATTTTTCAACTTTCCGTGCATTACTGAAAATAGCTTATCAAGAGAAGATGCTACGTGAAAATCTGAATGACTTCATAGACAAGATTGAATGGAAAGAAGTCAAAAAGCAGTATCTCACATTAGCAGAAGTTAAGAAACTGGCCGCTACACCATGCAAGATTCCTGTACTGAAACAAGCTTCATTATTCTCCTGTATGACCGGTCTTCGTATCAGCGATATTTTACAGCTTACATGGGATAATATTGAAGTCGGTCCTGACAATGGTTATTACATCAGAATTTGTACGGAAAAGACAGAAACTGAAGCCACTCTCCCCATTAGTAACGAAGCATTGGAACTATGTGGTATCCCTGGTTCAGGCCGTGTATTCAAAGGACTGACCAGAGCTATGACGAATCAGCCTCTCAAGCAATGGATTTCGGAAGCCGGAATCAAAAAACACATAACCTTCCACTGCTTTAGGCATTACATTTTATTTTATCCACTGAAAATAAACAATTTATAA
- a CDS encoding helix-turn-helix domain-containing protein, which translates to MPASNTKIKKICEWCGTRFEAQKISTKYCSHRCANLAYKKREREKNIKATEENTQNRIEELPIITIKDKEFLSFSEVGILLGITRQAVYKMVYKGYLQASKISSRLSFVKRSDIDEMLKRHPYEFRMPKDTLPIKEFYTTAEIMKKFNVSESWIFVMSKKNKIPKTFNRGKTYWSKKHVDAYFSSKAPDADITEWYSVQEVQDKFQMSLNAIYSFVYKNAIPKKKVGITVYYSKKHFDIAKGIRQAEEPKYYTVQEAMEKFKITRDQLYHYTKYHQIPKIKKGKYTLISKAELDNLFEDPIIE; encoded by the coding sequence ATGCCAGCAAGTAACACTAAAATTAAAAAGATTTGCGAATGGTGTGGAACACGATTCGAAGCACAAAAAATAAGTACAAAGTACTGCTCTCACAGGTGTGCAAATTTAGCTTACAAAAAAAGAGAAAGAGAGAAAAACATTAAGGCTACTGAAGAGAATACTCAAAATAGGATTGAAGAACTACCTATAATCACAATTAAGGATAAAGAGTTTCTATCTTTCTCAGAGGTTGGAATTCTTTTAGGTATTACTAGACAAGCAGTCTATAAGATGGTCTATAAAGGATACCTTCAAGCTTCAAAGATTAGCAGCAGATTATCTTTCGTCAAACGCTCTGATATAGATGAGATGTTAAAACGGCATCCTTATGAATTTAGAATGCCCAAGGACACTCTACCTATCAAAGAATTTTATACTACAGCCGAAATAATGAAAAAATTCAATGTAAGTGAATCATGGATTTTTGTTATGTCTAAGAAGAATAAAATTCCAAAGACATTCAACCGTGGTAAGACTTACTGGAGTAAAAAGCATGTTGATGCTTATTTTTCCTCGAAGGCTCCAGATGCAGACATTACAGAATGGTATAGTGTGCAAGAAGTACAGGACAAATTTCAAATGAGCCTTAACGCTATATACTCTTTTGTTTATAAAAATGCCATTCCGAAAAAGAAGGTTGGTATTACAGTATATTATTCAAAAAAGCACTTCGATATAGCAAAAGGAATACGTCAGGCTGAAGAGCCCAAATACTACACAGTTCAAGAAGCGATGGAAAAATTCAAAATAACAAGAGACCAGCTATACCATTATACCAAGTATCATCAAATTCCCAAGATTAAGAAGGGAAAGTATACTCTTATATCCAAAGCTGAGCTCGATAATTTGTTCGAAGATCCTATCATTGAATAA
- the mnmE gene encoding tRNA uridine-5-carboxymethylaminomethyl(34) synthesis GTPase MnmE has translation MNILQTQDTICAIATAQGGAIGTIRVSGPEAITLTDRIFKPVSGKPLAEREPYTLTFGHILSPEGEIIDEVLVSLFRGPHSYTGEDSTEISCHGSSYILQQVMQLLIWQGCRAAGPGEYTQRAFLNGKMDLSQAEAVADLIASTSAATHRMAMNQMRGGFSRELATLRDKLLHLTSLMELELDFSDHEELEFADRSELEDIARQIEHVIHHLVDTFSVGNALKNGVPVAIVGETNAGKSTLLNALLNEERAIVSDIHGTTRDVIEDTMNLGGITFRFIDTAGIRETTDTIESLGIERSFQKLDQADIVLWVIDATCAEAQYRELAGKILPRCEGKHLVIVLNKADLLSSADVDTAASTDAQLARLKAALPNLPEDVCVLSLSAKQKEGLSQLQKQLVDFAALPDLSQNDVVVSNIRHYEALSHALEAIHRVQDGLAMHLSGDLVSQDLRECLFHLAEIVGGEITTDEVLGNIFKHFCIGK, from the coding sequence GTGAACATACTACAAACCCAAGATACCATCTGTGCCATCGCTACCGCCCAAGGCGGAGCCATCGGCACCATCCGCGTGTCGGGTCCGGAAGCCATTACCCTCACCGACCGCATTTTCAAGCCCGTTTCCGGTAAACCGCTGGCCGAACGCGAACCCTATACCCTCACCTTCGGCCACATCCTTAGTCCTGAAGGAGAGATTATCGACGAAGTGCTGGTCAGCCTTTTCCGAGGCCCTCATTCCTACACAGGAGAAGACTCCACGGAAATCTCCTGCCACGGTTCGAGCTACATTCTCCAGCAGGTGATGCAGCTCCTTATCTGGCAAGGATGCCGTGCCGCCGGACCGGGGGAATATACCCAGCGTGCCTTCCTGAACGGTAAGATGGATTTGAGCCAGGCCGAAGCAGTGGCCGACCTCATCGCCTCTACCTCCGCCGCCACCCATCGCATGGCCATGAACCAGATGCGCGGCGGATTCAGTCGGGAACTGGCCACCCTGCGCGACAAGTTGCTCCACCTTACCTCCCTCATGGAACTGGAGCTTGATTTCAGCGACCACGAGGAACTGGAATTTGCCGACCGTTCGGAGCTGGAAGACATCGCCCGCCAGATTGAGCACGTCATCCATCACCTGGTGGATACGTTCAGCGTAGGAAATGCCCTCAAAAACGGCGTCCCCGTGGCCATCGTAGGCGAAACCAATGCCGGGAAGTCTACCCTGCTGAATGCCCTCCTGAACGAAGAACGCGCCATCGTGAGCGACATTCACGGTACCACGCGCGACGTCATCGAGGATACGATGAACCTGGGCGGCATCACCTTCCGCTTTATCGATACGGCAGGTATCCGTGAAACGACCGACACCATCGAAAGTCTGGGCATCGAGCGTAGTTTCCAGAAACTGGACCAGGCCGACATCGTGCTTTGGGTGATCGACGCCACTTGCGCCGAGGCACAATACCGCGAACTGGCCGGCAAGATTCTGCCCCGCTGCGAAGGCAAGCACCTGGTGATTGTGCTCAACAAGGCGGATTTGCTTTCATCGGCTGATGTGGATACTGCGGCTTCGACGGATGCACAGCTTGCTCGCCTGAAAGCGGCGCTCCCCAATTTGCCGGAGGACGTATGTGTGCTTTCTCTTTCGGCCAAGCAGAAAGAGGGACTTTCTCAGCTTCAGAAGCAGCTGGTGGATTTCGCCGCCCTGCCCGACCTCTCACAGAACGATGTGGTGGTGAGCAACATCCGCCACTACGAGGCCTTGAGTCATGCGCTGGAAGCAATCCACCGCGTACAGGACGGACTGGCCATGCATCTCTCCGGTGACTTGGTTTCACAAGACCTCCGTGAGTGTCTCTTTCACCTGGCAGAGATTGTTGGCGGGGAAATCACGACCGATGAGGTGCTGGGGAATATTTTCAAGCATTTTTGCATCGGCAAGTAA
- a CDS encoding GAF domain-containing protein, which yields MEASFKSTLTDKRQRYAQFLEQFAPLIEGEKNEISVLANTSAALKEAFGFFWVGFYLVHEGELHLGPFQGSVACYRIKKGRGVCGTAWAEARTQVVPDVDQFPGHIACSSLSRSEIVVPMTVNGEVRGVLDIDSDQLATFDETDREYLEKVVDLLVKTLYLPA from the coding sequence ATGGAAGCAAGTTTCAAATCCACCCTTACCGACAAGCGTCAGCGTTACGCGCAATTCCTTGAACAATTCGCCCCCCTGATTGAAGGCGAGAAAAACGAAATCAGTGTATTGGCTAACACCAGTGCCGCCCTGAAAGAAGCCTTCGGATTCTTCTGGGTGGGCTTCTACCTGGTACACGAAGGCGAGCTTCACCTCGGCCCGTTCCAAGGCAGCGTGGCCTGCTACCGCATCAAGAAAGGCCGTGGTGTATGCGGTACCGCATGGGCCGAAGCCCGTACCCAAGTCGTGCCCGACGTAGACCAGTTCCCCGGCCATATCGCCTGCAGTTCCCTCTCCCGCTCCGAAATCGTCGTGCCGATGACGGTCAACGGAGAAGTCCGGGGCGTGCTCGACATCGACAGCGACCAGTTGGCTACCTTCGATGAAACCGACCGCGAATACCTCGAAAAAGTGGTCGACCTGCTGGTGAAAACCCTCTACCTGCCCGCATAA
- a CDS encoding nucleoside phosphorylase, translating to MKKYFPPSELIINEDGSVFHLHVKPEHLADKIILVGDPGRVALVASHFDTRECEVESREFHTITGTYKGKRIMVTSTGIGCDNIDIVMNEIDALANINFQTREENDIFRQLEIVRIGTCGGLQSYTPVGTFICSEVSVGFDGLLNFYEGRNAVCDLPMERALLNHLGWTGNLCAPAPYVIHADKELVERIAGTDMVRGVTVACGGFFGPQGRQLRIPLADPHQNEKIESFEYQGHRITNFEMESSALAGLARLQGHKATTVCMVIANRVAKEANTGYKSKIDDLIKVVLERI from the coding sequence ATGAAAAAGTATTTTCCCCCTTCAGAACTGATCATCAACGAAGACGGTTCTGTATTCCATCTCCACGTGAAACCGGAGCACCTGGCCGACAAAATTATCCTGGTGGGTGACCCCGGACGTGTGGCCCTCGTAGCTTCCCACTTCGACACCCGCGAATGTGAAGTGGAAAGCCGTGAGTTTCATACCATCACCGGTACCTACAAAGGCAAACGCATCATGGTGACCTCCACCGGTATCGGGTGCGACAACATCGACATCGTGATGAATGAAATCGATGCGCTGGCCAACATCAACTTCCAGACCCGCGAAGAAAACGATATCTTCCGACAGCTGGAAATCGTGCGCATCGGTACCTGCGGCGGCCTGCAGTCCTACACGCCCGTAGGCACCTTCATCTGTTCCGAAGTCTCCGTGGGATTCGACGGCCTCCTGAACTTTTACGAAGGACGCAACGCCGTGTGCGACCTGCCCATGGAACGCGCCCTGCTCAACCACCTGGGCTGGACAGGTAACCTCTGCGCCCCGGCTCCCTACGTGATTCATGCCGACAAGGAACTGGTGGAACGCATTGCCGGCACCGACATGGTACGCGGCGTGACCGTGGCCTGTGGCGGTTTCTTCGGTCCGCAAGGACGTCAGCTCCGCATCCCCTTGGCCGACCCGCACCAGAACGAGAAAATCGAAAGCTTCGAATACCAGGGACACCGCATCACCAACTTCGAAATGGAAAGCTCTGCCCTGGCCGGACTGGCCCGTCTGCAAGGCCATAAAGCCACCACCGTGTGCATGGTTATAGCCAACCGCGTGGCCAAGGAAGCCAACACCGGATACAAGAGCAAAATCGACGACCTGATTAAAGTCGTCCTTGAAAGAATCTAG
- the floA gene encoding flotillin-like protein FloA (flotillin-like protein involved in membrane lipid rafts), which yields MINPAYLPFILAGGVIIFLVIFFHYVPFFLWLSAKVSGVKISLIQLFLMRIRNVPPYVIVPAMIEAHKAGLSNITRDDLEAHYMAGGHVEKVVHALVSASKANIELSFKMATSIDLAGRDVFEAVQMSVNPKVIDTPPVTAVAKDGIQLIAKARVTVRANIRQLVGGAGEDTVLARVGEGIVSSIGSSENHKSVLENPDSISKLVLRKGLDAGTAFEILSIDIADIDIGRNIGASLQIDQANADKNIAQAKAEERRAMAVALEQEMKAKAEEARANVIQAEAEVPKAMAEAFRSGNLGIMDYYRMKNIQADTDMRSSIARPDSHPAGHEPIGK from the coding sequence ATGATTAATCCCGCTTATCTCCCCTTTATTCTGGCCGGAGGTGTCATCATCTTCCTGGTCATTTTCTTCCACTACGTGCCTTTCTTCCTCTGGCTCTCGGCCAAGGTGTCGGGCGTCAAGATTTCGCTCATCCAGCTGTTCCTGATGCGCATCCGTAACGTGCCGCCCTACGTCATCGTACCCGCCATGATTGAAGCCCACAAGGCCGGACTGAGCAACATTACCCGTGATGATCTGGAAGCTCACTATATGGCTGGGGGACACGTGGAAAAGGTGGTACACGCTTTGGTATCAGCTTCAAAAGCCAACATCGAACTTTCTTTCAAGATGGCTACCAGCATCGACCTGGCCGGACGCGACGTGTTCGAAGCCGTACAGATGTCGGTCAACCCGAAAGTGATTGATACCCCTCCCGTTACTGCCGTGGCCAAGGACGGTATCCAGCTCATTGCCAAAGCCCGCGTGACCGTACGCGCCAACATCCGCCAGCTGGTGGGTGGGGCCGGTGAAGATACCGTATTGGCCCGTGTAGGCGAAGGCATCGTCTCTTCCATCGGTTCTTCCGAAAACCATAAGTCGGTACTCGAAAACCCCGACTCCATCTCCAAGCTCGTGCTGCGCAAGGGACTGGACGCCGGTACCGCTTTCGAAATCCTTTCCATTGATATTGCCGATATCGATATCGGCCGTAATATCGGAGCTTCCCTGCAGATTGACCAGGCCAATGCCGACAAGAACATCGCCCAGGCCAAGGCCGAGGAACGCCGCGCCATGGCCGTAGCCTTGGAACAGGAGATGAAAGCCAAAGCCGAAGAAGCCCGTGCCAACGTGATTCAGGCAGAAGCCGAAGTGCCCAAAGCCATGGCCGAAGCTTTCCGAAGCGGTAATTTAGGTATCATGGATTACTACCGGATGAAGAACATCCAAGCCGATACCGACATGCGGAGCAGCATTGCCCGACCGGATTCCCATCCTGCCGGACACGAACCCATCGGCAAATAA
- a CDS encoding NfeD family protein, which translates to METLIIIALIIGGLILFAIEVFLIPGISVAGVGAAVCILYAIYSAFTSLGSQAGFLTIGVSLLGIIGVTWWFMRSKTVDRLSLKKTLDYRPSPFEGMDLKPGDKGISVTRLTLIGNADFNGHIIEVQSADGFIDEKTPVEIVRINETTVYVKHA; encoded by the coding sequence ATGGAAACACTGATTATCATCGCACTCATCATCGGAGGCCTGATACTCTTTGCCATCGAAGTCTTCCTGATTCCCGGCATCAGCGTGGCGGGAGTCGGAGCTGCGGTGTGCATCCTTTATGCCATCTATTCTGCCTTTACCTCGCTCGGTTCACAGGCCGGATTCCTCACCATCGGCGTCTCTCTGCTGGGAATCATCGGCGTGACGTGGTGGTTCATGCGTTCCAAGACCGTCGACCGCCTGTCGCTGAAGAAAACCCTCGACTACCGTCCCTCTCCCTTTGAGGGAATGGACCTGAAACCCGGTGACAAAGGTATAAGCGTCACCCGCCTGACTCTGATTGGCAACGCTGACTTCAACGGACACATCATCGAGGTGCAGTCGGCCGACGGATTCATCGACGAGAAGACGCCGGTAGAGATTGTCCGCATCAACGAGACCACGGTGTACGTGAAACATGCGTAA